A window from Hymenobacter volaticus encodes these proteins:
- a CDS encoding Gfo/Idh/MocA family oxidoreductase translates to MSFTNELLNTVMRHAGQEVSRKEFLSLAGRGLAVGVAAGTLAGCQSDGASSAVAGTPTTGTPASEVNANTIYTAPNGQKVPSSEAVSPPAKVPSELDKPIELEAWKSDVDPKSGPTPTPMPPDKRVGYALVGLGHLTLEEILPAFGECKKSKPVALVSGSPEKLKKVAQQYGIKPESCYSYDNYDKLKDNPEVQVIYIVLPNSMHAEYTVRGAQAGKHILCEKPMASSSAECQLMIDACKKANKKLMVAYRIQYEPYNRLVRDMIRDSKFGKTKYIQTQNSQSSANPNHWRHKKDLAGGGSLPDIGLYCLNTSRFLLGTEPTEVFAYSYSTPGNPLFKEVEEHMSWQMRFPDGIIVDSITHYNTHDSRFYRVNSERGWLHLDNAYAYTGQRLQTSHAEGPAKMQNQITIESKNQFATEMDHFSECVMNDKPPHTPGEEGLQDHRIMEAIYQSAREGKPVKLTPVQGTDVFRGPEPKQA, encoded by the coding sequence ATGTCTTTCACCAACGAACTACTCAATACTGTGATGCGTCATGCCGGTCAGGAGGTATCACGCAAAGAATTTTTATCCTTAGCCGGCCGCGGGTTGGCGGTGGGAGTAGCGGCGGGCACCCTTGCTGGCTGCCAATCAGATGGGGCTTCCAGTGCTGTGGCGGGCACTCCTACCACCGGTACGCCGGCTTCAGAAGTAAACGCCAACACCATTTATACTGCTCCCAATGGGCAGAAAGTACCTTCATCGGAAGCTGTGTCGCCACCTGCCAAGGTGCCTAGCGAGTTGGATAAACCCATTGAGCTAGAGGCTTGGAAATCAGACGTAGACCCAAAGTCAGGCCCTACTCCTACCCCCATGCCGCCCGACAAACGCGTGGGCTATGCGTTGGTTGGCCTTGGTCACCTCACACTAGAAGAAATTCTGCCGGCTTTCGGCGAGTGCAAGAAATCCAAGCCAGTGGCACTGGTAAGCGGTTCGCCGGAAAAGCTAAAGAAAGTAGCCCAGCAGTACGGCATCAAGCCCGAAAGCTGCTATAGCTACGATAACTACGATAAGCTCAAGGACAACCCCGAGGTGCAGGTTATCTACATCGTGCTGCCCAATTCTATGCACGCTGAGTACACAGTGCGCGGCGCACAAGCTGGCAAGCATATTCTGTGCGAAAAGCCCATGGCTAGCTCTTCTGCTGAGTGCCAGCTTATGATTGATGCCTGCAAAAAGGCCAACAAAAAGCTGATGGTAGCCTACCGCATCCAGTACGAGCCCTATAACCGGCTGGTGCGCGACATGATTCGTGACAGTAAGTTTGGCAAGACCAAGTACATCCAAACCCAAAACAGCCAGAGTTCTGCCAACCCCAACCACTGGCGTCACAAGAAAGACCTCGCGGGCGGCGGCTCCTTGCCCGACATTGGCCTCTACTGCCTAAATACCAGCCGCTTTCTGCTCGGCACTGAGCCGACTGAGGTGTTTGCTTACTCGTACAGCACACCCGGCAATCCGCTGTTCAAGGAAGTAGAAGAGCATATGTCATGGCAGATGCGCTTCCCCGACGGCATTATCGTGGACAGCATCACACACTACAACACCCACGACTCGCGCTTTTACCGCGTGAATTCCGAGCGCGGCTGGCTGCACCTCGACAATGCCTACGCCTACACCGGCCAGCGGCTGCAAACGTCGCACGCTGAGGGCCCGGCCAAAATGCAGAACCAGATTACCATCGAGTCTAAAAACCAGTTTGCCACCGAAATGGACCATTTTTCGGAATGCGTCATGAACGACAAGCCGCCGCACACGCCCGGTGAGGAAGGCCTGCAAGACCACCGCATCATGGAGGCTATCTACCAGTCGGCCCGCGAGGGTAAACCAGTAAAACTCACACCCGTCCAAGGCACCGACGTTTTTCGCGGCCCCGAGCCGAAGCAGGCGTAA
- a CDS encoding peroxiredoxin family protein, whose amino-acid sequence MQTSLLPINNKMQALMAQYPAAPEQQSPELMKRLEAQKEALTQERNQQTEAFIKANPNSYVSLDALKRMGGRVPQYAKIAPLYNALAPTIRNSLGGREYGARLQVVQAAVVGTGTQLPDDPAVKLAVEKYEEEQEKTLGEKREKQNKKRNKQLAAATKKRNKQLADYIKANPNSPESLEAIKEIGGPIPDYTVVMPLYNVLAPAVKNSPKGKAYSQMLERIKVVSVGAEAPNFIQMTPDGQKVSLADYRGKYVLVDFWASWCGPCRAENPNLTKVYNEYKNRNFDILGVSLDDEKDRAKWLKAIKDDQLAWTQVSDLKGRHNEVATRYVVQAIPQNFLVGPTGKIVATNLRGDDLKTTLARYIK is encoded by the coding sequence TTGCAGACATCACTATTGCCCATCAACAACAAGATGCAGGCTCTGATGGCACAATATCCGGCGGCGCCGGAGCAGCAGTCCCCAGAACTCATGAAGCGTTTGGAGGCACAGAAGGAAGCGCTTACGCAAGAGCGCAATCAGCAAACCGAGGCTTTCATCAAAGCCAATCCAAACTCGTACGTAAGCTTGGATGCGTTGAAACGGATGGGCGGCAGAGTTCCGCAGTATGCGAAAATAGCACCGCTTTATAATGCGTTAGCCCCAACTATCCGGAATAGCTTAGGTGGGCGAGAATATGGCGCACGGCTTCAGGTTGTTCAAGCAGCCGTTGTCGGTACGGGTACGCAACTTCCCGACGACCCGGCGGTGAAACTAGCTGTCGAGAAGTACGAAGAAGAGCAGGAGAAAACGCTTGGTGAAAAACGTGAGAAGCAGAACAAGAAGCGCAACAAGCAATTGGCAGCGGCCACTAAGAAGCGCAACAAGCAGCTGGCAGACTATATTAAAGCTAACCCTAACTCGCCTGAGAGCTTAGAGGCCATAAAGGAAATTGGCGGTCCTATACCAGATTATACAGTAGTAATGCCGCTTTACAACGTGCTGGCTCCCGCGGTAAAAAACTCCCCGAAGGGCAAAGCATACAGCCAAATGCTGGAGCGTATCAAAGTTGTTTCCGTTGGGGCAGAAGCGCCCAACTTCATTCAGATGACGCCTGATGGCCAAAAAGTGTCATTGGCTGATTACCGTGGCAAGTATGTATTGGTGGATTTTTGGGCTTCTTGGTGCGGCCCTTGCCGAGCAGAAAATCCCAACTTGACTAAGGTCTACAACGAATACAAAAACCGCAACTTCGACATTCTAGGCGTGTCGCTCGATGATGAGAAGGATCGGGCTAAATGGCTAAAAGCTATCAAGGACGACCAGTTAGCTTGGACGCAAGTCTCAGACTTAAAAGGCCGACATAATGAGGTTGCTACGCGCTACGTCGTACAGGCTATTCCGCAAAACTTCTTGGTTGGCCCCACCGGCAAGATCGTGGCGACGAACCTGCGCGGCGACGACCTAAAGACGACCTTAGCACGATATATCAAATAG
- the yidC gene encoding membrane protein insertase YidC has protein sequence MDKNSATGLFLIAALLLVYLYFFKPEPPKETPADKPTTAASAKPGTTSPAAPAAPLDSAAAARTLGAFAGAATGTAQQVQLQNDNLTVTFSSKGGRPEAVRLTKYKTFFGKPLDLFDAQSAQIDTRFRTIGGQTVRLSDLYFQPSAPQPVTEGDKKGQRLSFVASVASGQIEQVYTLFDNSYEVGYDLRFTGLQQAMSQEPLTFTFVDRVRQTEQDLKQNRNHTTINHYLANDDHGSLAEASEKPEEVSITEPLKWAAHKHDFFVAGIIANNQFPNGKFVSTVDVADSTFIKTLSSTLSISAADAQQGKASFRYFFGPNSFSMLKEVAPGFDRNVYLGWGVFRWVNQFVILPVFHVLEKFISSYGIIIALLVVLIKLVTWPLTYKTYVSQARMKVLKPEIDAIKEKAGDDQMKAQQETMKLYSTFGVSPLSGCVPTLLTIPILFAMFQFFPNAIELRQEPFLWAKDLSTYDSPILLPFAVPFLGSHISLFTVLMTLSTLVMTWQSNQMNPAAMQGPMKFYSYLMPVIFMFVLNSFAAGLTWYYLVSNVVTLGQQALTRRLVDDTKIRAQLEANKIKNKDKKPGGFSARLQDAMRTAQERDAQSRKGDEGTSASVEPKPKKPTRRS, from the coding sequence ATGGACAAAAATTCAGCAACCGGCCTGTTTCTGATTGCGGCCTTGCTTCTCGTCTACCTGTATTTCTTTAAGCCCGAACCGCCCAAAGAGACGCCAGCCGACAAGCCCACTACCGCCGCCAGCGCGAAGCCGGGTACCACCTCTCCTGCTGCCCCCGCTGCCCCCCTCGATTCGGCAGCCGCCGCCCGTACGTTGGGCGCTTTTGCTGGTGCTGCCACCGGTACGGCGCAGCAGGTTCAACTACAGAACGACAACCTGACCGTTACTTTCTCTTCGAAGGGTGGCCGTCCTGAGGCTGTACGCCTCACCAAATACAAGACGTTCTTCGGTAAGCCACTAGACTTGTTTGACGCGCAAAGCGCGCAGATTGATACTCGTTTCCGCACTATCGGTGGTCAAACGGTTCGTTTGTCGGACTTGTATTTCCAGCCTAGCGCGCCGCAGCCGGTAACCGAAGGCGACAAAAAAGGTCAGCGTCTGAGCTTTGTAGCCAGCGTGGCCAGTGGCCAAATCGAGCAGGTCTATACCTTGTTCGACAACTCCTATGAAGTGGGCTACGATTTGCGCTTTACGGGTTTGCAGCAAGCTATGTCGCAGGAGCCGCTTACGTTCACTTTCGTGGACCGTGTGCGCCAAACCGAGCAGGACCTGAAGCAAAACCGCAACCACACTACCATCAACCACTACCTCGCCAACGACGACCACGGCTCTTTAGCTGAGGCCTCGGAGAAGCCCGAGGAGGTGAGCATCACCGAACCACTGAAGTGGGCGGCCCACAAGCACGACTTCTTCGTGGCCGGTATCATTGCCAACAACCAGTTCCCGAATGGCAAGTTTGTATCAACGGTTGACGTAGCCGACAGCACGTTCATCAAAACCTTGAGCTCGACGCTGAGCATTTCGGCTGCCGATGCGCAGCAGGGCAAAGCTAGCTTCCGCTATTTCTTCGGCCCGAACTCGTTTAGCATGCTGAAGGAAGTGGCGCCCGGCTTCGACCGCAACGTGTACTTGGGTTGGGGCGTGTTCCGGTGGGTGAATCAGTTCGTGATTCTGCCGGTGTTCCACGTGCTCGAGAAGTTCATTTCCAGCTACGGCATCATCATCGCGCTGCTCGTGGTGTTGATCAAGCTCGTGACGTGGCCGTTGACGTACAAAACTTACGTTTCGCAGGCTCGCATGAAGGTGCTGAAGCCAGAAATCGACGCCATCAAGGAGAAGGCCGGCGACGACCAGATGAAGGCGCAACAGGAAACCATGAAGCTCTACTCCACTTTTGGAGTTAGCCCGCTGAGTGGCTGCGTACCCACACTGCTCACCATCCCGATCCTGTTTGCCATGTTCCAGTTCTTTCCCAATGCCATTGAGCTGCGGCAAGAGCCGTTTTTGTGGGCCAAGGACTTGAGCACCTACGATTCGCCGATTCTGCTGCCTTTCGCGGTGCCTTTCTTGGGTAGCCATATCAGCTTGTTCACCGTGCTGATGACGCTCTCGACACTGGTGATGACTTGGCAGAGCAACCAAATGAACCCGGCTGCTATGCAAGGTCCGATGAAGTTTTACAGCTACCTGATGCCTGTAATCTTCATGTTCGTCCTAAACAGCTTTGCCGCTGGTTTGACTTGGTACTACCTCGTTTCCAACGTGGTAACGCTCGGCCAGCAGGCCCTCACCCGCCGCCTGGTAGATGACACCAAGATTCGGGCTCAACTCGAAGCCAATAAGATCAAGAACAAAGACAAGAAGCCCGGTGGCTTCTCGGCCCGCCTCCAGGATGCCATGCGCACTGCTCAGGAGCGCGACGCCCAATCCCGTAAAGGCGACGAAGGTACTTCTGCCTCGGTAGAGCCTAAGCCTAAAAAGCCAACCCGCCGCTCGTAG
- a CDS encoding DUF4369 domain-containing protein — protein MKTYLLGLLLVLGFSASAQKPMSFTLKGTIGKLNSPAKVFLLQDGSFNDFAVLHNGAFELKGTVDVPNTPCYY, from the coding sequence ATGAAAACGTATCTACTTGGTCTACTGCTAGTACTGGGCTTTTCTGCAAGTGCCCAAAAACCGATGTCCTTCACACTGAAAGGCACAATTGGCAAACTAAACTCACCAGCCAAAGTATTCTTGTTGCAGGATGGCAGCTTCAATGACTTTGCCGTTCTGCACAATGGTGCTTTCGAGTTGAAAGGCACTGTAGACGTCCCAAATACACCATGTTACTACTAG
- a CDS encoding D-alanyl-D-alanine carboxypeptidase/D-alanyl-D-alanine-endopeptidase, giving the protein MSVFVVVCRALVVCVVCLLAVPTRAQVAPAPVASASFVNPVWLSQVIQDSPVLRQHNVGVCLTDATTGAKVFELNAERYFTPASVMKLFSLYTGLHMLSDSLPSLRYVVRHDSLIFWGTGDPTLLHGDVPSRRALDFLRTRPEKLFYAEIPNVTAYGPGWTWDDYNYYFQPERGPFPVYGHTVRFYATAGKLRPRVYPRFFRAMTEPVPAGTPNPADDHVRRPELENRFAFFPITKNWVDETPFRTSSALLLQLLQDTLHRPISLVPFRLHAQDSIQVVKGLPVDSLYRRMLQVSDNFLAEQLLLMCSSRIGDDSLSTSRPIRVMRTLFLANLPDAPRWVDGSGLSRLNLVTPRTMVALLLKLHQEVPEKRLLSLLAAGGGHGTLRRVYRDPHGPWLWGKTGTLTNNHNLVGYLRTRSGRLLAFSFMNNNHVVETSEVRKEMERVLTQVRERL; this is encoded by the coding sequence ATGTCAGTTTTTGTAGTTGTTTGTCGCGCTCTGGTTGTGTGCGTGGTGTGTTTGCTTGCCGTGCCCACGCGGGCACAAGTGGCGCCGGCTCCGGTGGCTTCCGCAAGCTTTGTGAATCCAGTTTGGTTGTCTCAAGTGATTCAGGATTCGCCTGTGTTGCGGCAGCATAATGTGGGCGTGTGTCTTACTGATGCGACCACTGGCGCCAAAGTCTTTGAACTCAACGCTGAGAGGTACTTCACACCCGCTAGCGTGATGAAGCTGTTTAGCTTATACACGGGTCTGCACATGCTTTCCGACTCGCTGCCTAGCCTGCGCTACGTGGTGCGCCACGATTCCCTGATCTTTTGGGGCACTGGCGACCCTACTTTATTGCACGGCGACGTGCCGAGCCGCCGAGCCCTGGATTTTCTGCGCACTCGCCCCGAGAAGCTGTTCTATGCCGAAATACCAAATGTAACCGCCTACGGCCCCGGCTGGACCTGGGACGACTACAACTATTATTTCCAGCCCGAGAGAGGCCCTTTTCCAGTGTACGGCCATACGGTGCGCTTCTACGCCACCGCTGGCAAGCTCCGGCCCCGCGTGTACCCGCGCTTCTTCCGAGCCATGACGGAACCGGTACCCGCTGGCACGCCCAACCCTGCCGATGACCACGTGCGCCGCCCGGAACTGGAGAATCGGTTTGCCTTCTTTCCTATCACCAAGAATTGGGTCGACGAAACGCCTTTCCGTACGAGCTCCGCATTGCTGCTGCAACTGCTGCAAGATACCCTGCACCGTCCTATTAGTTTGGTGCCTTTCCGTTTACACGCTCAAGACAGCATTCAGGTGGTGAAAGGTTTGCCGGTCGATTCGCTGTACCGCCGCATGTTGCAGGTGAGCGACAATTTCTTGGCAGAGCAACTCCTGCTTATGTGCTCGAGCCGGATAGGAGACGACTCGCTCAGTACCAGTCGGCCAATTCGGGTTATGCGCACCCTGTTTCTGGCCAACCTACCTGATGCGCCGCGCTGGGTAGATGGCTCCGGCCTCTCGCGCCTCAACCTCGTTACACCGCGTACCATGGTGGCGCTCTTGCTGAAGCTGCACCAAGAAGTGCCCGAAAAGCGCCTGCTTAGCCTCTTAGCCGCCGGGGGAGGCCATGGTACATTGCGCCGCGTATACCGCGACCCACACGGCCCGTGGCTATGGGGCAAAACGGGCACGCTCACCAACAACCACAACCTTGTGGGGTATCTGCGCACCCGTTCGGGCCGGCTGCTGGCCTTCAGCTTTATGAACAACAACCACGTGGTGGAAACCAGCGAAGTCCGCAAGGAAATGGAGCGGGTACTGACGCAAGTACGAGAGCGGCTGTGA
- a CDS encoding DUF6438 domain-containing protein, with the protein MRFSFSFLLLAALLASCVSQAQRAAKPTQAASKQQAKTSKTANGKPAAEPTPVIVFRKTPCFGYCPHYEARIYADGRMSYEGIEYAPVEGKREVTMPLATIKLIQDKARALHFNDLPERYTLGTSDLPATSLTIRPVNCPAKTVIAEEGVPAELKEFLSYVEKQVTSALGASSDR; encoded by the coding sequence ATGCGTTTCTCTTTTTCCTTCCTCTTGTTAGCGGCGTTACTTGCTAGCTGCGTTTCGCAGGCCCAAAGAGCTGCGAAGCCCACCCAAGCTGCGAGCAAGCAACAAGCTAAGACCAGTAAGACTGCGAACGGGAAACCAGCCGCGGAGCCCACACCCGTTATTGTTTTTCGCAAAACACCTTGCTTTGGCTACTGCCCGCACTACGAAGCACGCATCTACGCCGATGGCCGCATGAGCTACGAAGGCATTGAGTATGCGCCTGTGGAAGGCAAGCGTGAGGTAACCATGCCGCTCGCCACTATCAAACTCATTCAGGATAAAGCGCGCGCTCTGCACTTCAACGATTTACCCGAGCGGTACACGCTAGGCACCAGCGACCTGCCTGCTACCAGTCTCACTATCAGGCCAGTCAATTGCCCTGCCAAAACTGTAATTGCTGAGGAAGGCGTACCCGCCGAGCTAAAAGAATTCCTGAGTTACGTGGAAAAGCAAGTGACCAGTGCCTTAGGTGCCTCTTCCGACCGATAG
- a CDS encoding CTP synthase has protein sequence MSTNFVSRYARPNPYPTAATAKYIFVTGGVTSSLGKGIISASLAKLLQARGFRVTIQKFDPYINIDPGTLNPYEHGECYVTDDGAETDLDLGHYERFLNVPTSQANNVTTGRIYNHVISKEREGAYLGKTVQVVPHITDEIKRRMLLLGEDDRFDVVITEIGGCIGDIESLPFVEAVRQLRWELPPNDSLVIHLTLLPYLKAAGELKTKPTQHSVRDLREAGLQPDILVCRSEHPIPAEMRRKIALFCNVKINSVIESLDADSIYSVPLLMLKEQLDERVIKRLKLTGGTQQPDLEVWKDFLGRLKNPTEEVTIALVGKYVELPDAYKSINEAFVHAGAQNECKVTVRSIQSDHINEDNVAQLLHGVDGVLVAPGFGERGFEGKILAVKHVREKGIPFFGICLGMQVAVVEFARNVLGMKEASSTEMHPQTSAPVIAMMEEQKNITQKGGTMRLGAYDCELRRGSKAAKAYGRNHISERHRHRYEFNNEYLKQFEDAGMVPSGVNPATGLVEVVELPNHPWFVAGQFHPELKSTVQNPHPLFVRFVKAAIQHRKV, from the coding sequence ATATCCACTAACTTTGTTTCCCGTTATGCCAGACCGAACCCCTACCCCACGGCTGCAACGGCCAAGTATATTTTCGTCACCGGTGGAGTGACCTCCTCGCTAGGCAAAGGCATCATTTCTGCCTCCCTGGCCAAGCTTCTGCAAGCCCGCGGCTTCCGCGTCACCATCCAGAAGTTCGACCCCTACATCAACATCGACCCGGGTACGCTCAACCCCTATGAGCACGGCGAATGTTATGTAACCGATGATGGGGCCGAAACCGACCTCGACCTCGGCCACTACGAGCGGTTCCTGAACGTGCCGACCTCGCAGGCCAACAATGTCACGACGGGCCGCATCTACAACCACGTTATCAGCAAGGAGCGCGAAGGTGCCTACCTCGGCAAGACCGTGCAAGTAGTGCCCCACATCACCGACGAAATCAAGCGGCGCATGCTGCTGCTCGGCGAAGACGACCGGTTCGATGTAGTCATCACCGAAATTGGCGGCTGCATCGGCGACATCGAGAGTTTGCCTTTTGTGGAAGCGGTGCGCCAGCTTCGGTGGGAACTGCCCCCAAATGACTCGCTGGTTATTCACCTCACGCTGCTGCCGTACCTGAAGGCGGCGGGCGAGTTGAAAACCAAGCCCACCCAACACTCCGTGCGCGACCTGCGCGAAGCCGGCTTGCAACCCGATATTCTGGTGTGCCGCTCCGAGCACCCAATTCCGGCCGAAATGCGCCGCAAAATCGCGCTGTTCTGCAACGTCAAAATCAACTCCGTCATCGAAAGCCTTGACGCTGATAGCATCTACTCGGTGCCACTGCTCATGCTGAAAGAGCAGCTCGACGAGCGGGTAATCAAGCGCCTAAAGCTGACTGGCGGTACGCAACAGCCCGACCTGGAAGTATGGAAAGACTTCTTGGGCCGCCTCAAAAACCCGACTGAGGAAGTTACGATTGCGCTAGTTGGTAAGTACGTGGAACTACCCGACGCTTATAAATCCATCAACGAAGCTTTCGTACATGCTGGCGCTCAAAACGAGTGCAAAGTCACAGTGCGCAGCATTCAATCCGACCACATCAACGAAGATAACGTAGCCCAACTGCTGCACGGGGTTGATGGTGTGCTGGTGGCTCCCGGTTTTGGGGAGCGGGGTTTTGAAGGCAAGATTCTGGCCGTGAAGCACGTGCGCGAAAAAGGCATTCCGTTTTTCGGCATTTGTTTGGGCATGCAGGTAGCGGTGGTAGAATTTGCCCGCAACGTGCTCGGCATGAAAGAAGCTTCTTCGACCGAGATGCACCCCCAAACCTCGGCCCCGGTTATTGCCATGATGGAGGAGCAAAAAAACATCACCCAAAAAGGCGGTACCATGCGCCTCGGTGCCTACGACTGCGAATTGCGGCGCGGCTCGAAAGCAGCCAAAGCCTACGGCCGTAACCACATCAGTGAGCGGCACCGCCACCGCTACGAATTCAACAACGAGTACCTGAAGCAGTTCGAGGACGCGGGCATGGTGCCTTCCGGCGTCAATCCTGCTACGGGCCTAGTAGAAGTAGTTGAGTTGCCAAACCATCCGTGGTTTGTAGCCGGGCAGTTTCACCCCGAACTGAAAAGCACAGTTCAGAACCCTCACCCGCTGTTTGTGCGCTTTGTGAAAGCCGCTATCCAGCACCGGAAGGTATAA
- the serA gene encoding phosphoglycerate dehydrogenase, with the protein MPEPQQPLPYLIIDFDSTFTQVEGLDELADIALEGHPDREKVVGAIRALTDRGMSGELNFSESLKQRLALLPAHQRHLAPLVERLKGKVSESIVRNRGFFEQFRGRVYIVSSGFREFIEPVVAEYGIAADFVLANTFTYAPDGSINGFDTTNILSRDGGKIEQLRQLDLLGDVYVLGDGYTDYQIREAGLANRFYAFTENVTRDAVVARADEVLPSFDEFLYQNKLPMTLSYPKNRIKVLLLENPDVRAAELFRQEGYQVETIPGGLDEDELVQHIEGVSILGIRSKTNVTPRVLEAANRLIAVGAFCIGTNQIDLAGCMKKGVAVFNAPFSNTRSVVELALGEIIMLARRIPDKNPKMHRGEWDKSAKGSFEIRGKTLGIVGYGNIGSQLSVVAEAVGMKVVYYDVAEKLQLGNAVKCRTLEELLRQSDVVTLHVDGRKENTNLFGATELAMMKPGALLLNNSRGHIVDLPALADVLRSGHLGGAAVDVFPYEPKTNQESFESELRGLPNVLLTPHIGGSTAEAQRNIAEFVPERIMQYINTGNTQQSVNFPNIQLPEQQAHRLIHIHANVPGVLARINNVLAAHHVNILGQYLKTNEHIGYVITDIDKQYEQEVIGELRKVEHTIKFRVLY; encoded by the coding sequence ATGCCCGAACCACAGCAGCCGCTTCCGTACCTCATCATTGACTTCGATAGTACGTTCACGCAAGTAGAAGGCCTCGACGAACTAGCCGATATTGCCCTAGAAGGCCACCCCGACCGAGAAAAGGTAGTTGGCGCGATTCGCGCTCTTACCGACCGAGGCATGAGCGGAGAGCTGAATTTCTCGGAGTCGTTGAAGCAGCGGCTGGCGCTGCTGCCCGCGCATCAGCGGCATCTGGCGCCGCTGGTGGAGCGGCTGAAAGGCAAGGTGTCGGAGAGCATCGTGCGCAACCGGGGCTTCTTCGAGCAGTTTCGGGGGCGGGTGTATATCGTGAGCAGTGGCTTCCGCGAGTTCATTGAGCCGGTGGTAGCTGAGTATGGTATTGCCGCCGATTTCGTGCTGGCCAACACATTCACCTACGCCCCCGACGGCAGCATCAACGGCTTCGACACCACCAATATTTTGAGCCGCGACGGTGGCAAAATCGAGCAACTGCGCCAACTCGACCTCCTGGGCGACGTGTACGTGCTCGGCGACGGCTACACCGACTACCAGATCCGGGAAGCGGGCCTGGCCAACCGCTTCTACGCCTTCACCGAAAATGTAACCCGCGACGCCGTCGTGGCCCGCGCCGATGAAGTGCTGCCTTCCTTCGACGAATTTCTCTACCAGAACAAGCTTCCCATGACCCTTTCGTACCCCAAAAACCGCATTAAGGTCCTGCTGCTCGAAAACCCTGACGTCCGCGCTGCCGAACTGTTTCGCCAGGAAGGCTACCAAGTGGAAACCATCCCCGGCGGCCTTGACGAAGATGAACTGGTGCAGCACATCGAAGGCGTGAGCATCCTGGGTATTCGCAGTAAAACCAACGTGACGCCCCGCGTACTGGAAGCTGCCAACCGCCTGATTGCGGTGGGTGCGTTCTGCATCGGCACCAACCAGATTGACTTGGCCGGCTGCATGAAGAAAGGCGTGGCGGTGTTCAACGCGCCGTTCAGCAACACCCGCTCGGTGGTGGAACTGGCGCTCGGCGAAATCATCATGCTGGCCCGCCGCATCCCCGACAAAAACCCGAAGATGCACCGCGGCGAATGGGACAAGTCGGCAAAGGGTTCGTTTGAAATCCGGGGCAAAACGCTCGGCATCGTGGGTTACGGCAATATCGGCAGCCAGCTATCGGTGGTAGCCGAGGCGGTCGGCATGAAAGTAGTGTACTATGACGTGGCCGAAAAGCTGCAATTAGGCAACGCCGTAAAGTGCCGCACCCTGGAAGAGCTGCTGCGCCAATCCGACGTAGTAACGCTGCACGTAGACGGCCGCAAGGAAAACACCAACCTCTTCGGAGCCACCGAATTAGCCATGATGAAGCCCGGCGCGCTGCTGCTCAATAACAGCCGCGGCCACATCGTGGACCTGCCTGCCCTGGCCGACGTGCTCCGCTCCGGCCACCTCGGTGGTGCCGCCGTCGACGTGTTTCCGTACGAGCCGAAAACCAACCAGGAGAGCTTCGAGAGTGAGTTGCGTGGCCTGCCCAACGTGCTCTTAACGCCCCATATCGGCGGTAGCACGGCCGAGGCGCAGCGCAACATTGCCGAGTTCGTGCCGGAGCGCATCATGCAGTATATCAACACCGGCAACACGCAGCAGAGCGTCAATTTTCCCAATATTCAGCTACCCGAGCAGCAGGCACACCGCCTCATTCACATCCACGCCAACGTGCCTGGTGTGCTGGCCCGCATCAACAACGTGCTAGCCGCTCACCACGTCAACATCCTCGGCCAGTACCTGAAAACCAACGAGCACATCGGCTACGTGATAACCGACATCGACAAGCAGTACGAGCAGGAAGTAATTGGCGAGTTGCGCAAGGTGGAGCACACCATCAAGTTCCGGGTGCTGTACTAA